AGGACACCCCGGCCGTCACGGTCGTTCGCGGGAGTGGGCGGTGTCGCCCCGGTGGTCGGCCGCGATGAACCCGTCGGGGGAGTGCCGGGCCCACTCGTCGGGCCGGCCCTTGTAGAGCGCCGCCGCCTTGATGCGCAGTGGTCCCGGGCGTGAGGTCCATGCCGCCCGCGTCGGCGGTGATGTCCCCGCGCGCCACCCGCCGCCGTACGTCGGCGATGGCCTCGGCCCATGCCACCTCCCAGGTGACGAACGTGGCGTGGTGCTCGGACACCTCCGAGGCCGGCAGCAGCACCCCGTACCCGTCGCCGGCGGCCCGAGCGCGGTCAGCGCGCACGACCTCGGTCCTCGGGACGCGCGCTGGGAAGCGAGAGCGTCGCAGTCGTGGGGTTGAGTGCCCCTCCGACTGGCCTGGGCGATTCGCATCGGCTGTCCTCTCATCAGGGCGTCGCACCGCCCGCACAGCGGGTAGGGGCTCTCAACGTAGGTCCCGGGCGCGACAACCACCGGACGCCCTGGGCGGGTCGAGGTCACGTCTCGCGGGGCAGGAATGAAGACGTGGTGATGAAGGCGAGGGCGTCCTCCGCGCCGGAGATGACTCCGTCGTTGGATGGGGCGCCGGTTCCGCAGCCCTGCGGGACGGAACCGGCGCCCCGGTCCGGGAACACCCGGCGGGTCAGAGGGTCTTGGCGAGGTGGGCGAGGATGTCGCGGGTCTCGCCGGTCGGGGGACTGCCATCCACCGCTTGGCCGAACGCGGCCAGGTGGGGACCGACGTCCACGGGGAAGTGCGCGCCGACGCTGTGCTGCACATACACGACGTGGGGGAGCGCGCACGGCATCGTCAGCACGGTGGTGCGCGTGTCGGGCGGGATGTGACCGGCGTAGGCCAGCGGATGGACTTGGACGGTGACGTCAGGCCGGTCGCAGGCCCCCGCCAGGTGTTCGAGCTGGGCGCGCATCACCTCAGCGCCGCCGACCGGGCGCCGCAGCGCCGCCTCGTCGATCACGGCGCGTACCTCGGTGCCGTTGTCGCGGACGGCGTGCTGGCGGGCCCGCAGCAGCTCGACCCGTCGGTCCAGGTCCGCGCCCGGGGCGACGACGGCCAGCAGCGCGCGGGCGTACGCGGGGGTCTGGAGCAGCTCGGGGACCGTGGACGCCTCGTAGACGCCCACAGTGGAGGCGAGCTGCTCGACCTCCAGGTAGCCGGCGTAATCGTCGTCGACCAGGGCGCCGAAGCGCCGCCACCAGTGCGTCAGCCGGTTCTGGGCCGCCAGGTCGACCAGCATCCCCCGCTCGGCGACCTCGCGCACGTCGTACAGGGCGGCGAGCCGCTCGACCAGGGGCACGAGCCCGGAACGGCCCTTCCCGCCCTCCACGTTCGCGAGCCAGTCGGCGGGGACGTCGACGTCGTCGGCGGCGTCGACGATCGACATACCGGCCGCGGTCCGCAGCTCGGTCAGCCGCCGGCCCAAGAGCATGAGACGGCTCATGGCTTCACTCCGATCCCGCACCACACCGGCACGATGAGGCCACAGTCGCCGTAGGAGCCGGGCCGCCATTCGGTGGGATGAACCAGACCCGGGTCCACCAGGTCCAAGCCGTCGAAGTAACCGGCGATCTGCTCACGGGACCGCAGCAGGTAGGGCAGCGCTCCGGCCTCGGCGTACACCCTGCCCGCCTGCTTCACCTCCTCGGTGGAGTCGTCGAACTCGTACAGGGCCAGGGCACTCCTCGAGGGAAGCGCGCCGACCAGGGCCTGCACGATACGGCGGGCCGCGGCGTACGCCTCGCGGGCGGCGTCCGGGTCGGTGAAGGCGGCGAGCGGATCATGGGGGGTGACGCCGATGTGCCCGAGGATGCCCATGAGCAGCAGCGCGATCGGCCGGTCGAAATCCAGCACGGCGCGGGCCTGGGTGAGGAGGTCGCCGGTATCGCGCAAGTCGGCGTCCAGGTAGTGGACCTGGCCGGGCGGGTTGCCGGTGAGGAGGGCTTGGGCGTGCAGGAGCACGACGGGGTCGTTGTCGGCGTAGACGATGTGGGCGTCCGGGGCGGCCCGCTGGGCGATCTCGTGGGTGTTGGCGGCGGTGGGCAGGCCGGTGCCCACGTCGAGGAACTGGCGGATGCCCGCCTCCTCGGCCAGGTAGCTCACGGCCTTCCTCAGGAACGCCCGCGACTGGAGTGCGGCGGCCTTCATCTGCGGAAACACCTTCAGGACGGCGTCACCGGCGGCGCGGTCGGAGTCGTAGTGGTCCTTGCCGCCGAGCCAGTAGTTCCAGACCCGCGCCGAGTGCGGCACCGTCATGTCGATGCTCAACCCCGGCTCGGGGGACCCATCGGCCGGTTGGTGCGCGTGCTGGGACATGGGGACCTCTCCGTTGAGGATCACAGGGCGGGGGTGTGGGCGTAGGTGACCAGGGCGGGGTTGAGGCGGGCGCGCCGGTCGGCGGCCGCGACATGCGGCTCGGGGTCCAGGCGGGTGAGCCGGGTGGGGCCGTCGACCGGCCCGGACAGCAGCTCCCACGTCGCCAGCGTCGTGTGGAGGAGGTCGACCTCCCTGGTGTCGACGGGCGCGTCCGGTTCCACCTGGGGGTGCTCGATGGGCTCGTCGGTGCAGGGGGTGATCTGCTGCTGGGTGTCGTACAGCAACCTCCCCAGCGTCGTGAGCAGACCCAGCGCGGTCTCGTTGCGGAACTCTTCACCCTCGGCACGGGCCTGTTGCCGGTAGCGCGCATTCGCCGCGTGCTGGTCCGACCACCACACGATCCAGGTGCCGCCGCCGTCCAGAGGTCCCCAGTGGCAGGCCACGACCGGCCCGGGCG
The DNA window shown above is from Thermomonospora umbrina and carries:
- a CDS encoding helix-turn-helix domain-containing protein gives rise to the protein MSRLMLLGRRLTELRTAAGMSIVDAADDVDVPADWLANVEGGKGRSGLVPLVERLAALYDVREVAERGMLVDLAAQNRLTHWWRRFGALVDDDYAGYLEVEQLASTVGVYEASTVPELLQTPAYARALLAVVAPGADLDRRVELLRARQHAVRDNGTEVRAVIDEAALRRPVGGAEVMRAQLEHLAGACDRPDVTVQVHPLAYAGHIPPDTRTTVLTMPCALPHVVYVQHSVGAHFPVDVGPHLAAFGQAVDGSPPTGETRDILAHLAKTL
- a CDS encoding SAM-dependent methyltransferase, whose translation is MSQHAHQPADGSPEPGLSIDMTVPHSARVWNYWLGGKDHYDSDRAAGDAVLKVFPQMKAAALQSRAFLRKAVSYLAEEAGIRQFLDVGTGLPTAANTHEIAQRAAPDAHIVYADNDPVVLLHAQALLTGNPPGQVHYLDADLRDTGDLLTQARAVLDFDRPIALLLMGILGHIGVTPHDPLAAFTDPDAAREAYAAARRIVQALVGALPSRSALALYEFDDSTEEVKQAGRVYAEAGALPYLLRSREQIAGYFDGLDLVDPGLVHPTEWRPGSYGDCGLIVPVWCGIGVKP